GCACACGCCGAACCAGTTCACTGGCCCCGAGACTGTTAAGAGCGTTTGCTTTGGAAAAAGGTAAAACAAGTTTACCCAAATAAAGGTTTGTCCCTAAACTCTTAATCTCCATCACCTTGATTGATTTTAGATTCAGTGAGTTCGTGGTAACTCCTGATCGAATGATGACCTCACTCGAATCAGAATTGATGATTCGATCGGGAATTTTTGGTGCTATCGAAGCCGTTGTTAGATCTTTGGGATTAAAAGTCTGACCGACGAAATTTATATTGCATGTACTGGCCGAACTCAATGACATGCGCACCAGTTCACTTTGAATATTTGACTCGTTCACCGCCGAGTAATTGTTTTGAAACTTTGAAAAGATGTCGGTGATACTTAGTAAAGCCATAGTGATAATACCCATGATGCCCAGCCCTACCAAGACCTCGACCAGCCCAACGCCTCTATTATTTAAGTTCATGGATTTTTCCCGTCTGCAGAAACTCACTTCGCATCTCACTCATGACACTGTGAATGAGTCGGTGATCTTAAGTAGAGTATGCCACTGTTTGGAGTTTTAATGCTGTGCTAATGTTTATTTCTAGGTCTATACAGTGCTGAATGTTGTCAGCAAATATAAGCCCCTGGCTCATTATGAGCGTTGCAGAATGAGTCCCTCTAAATCTTGGGTTGAAAGACGAAGGAGAAAAGCGCAAATATTTGTTGTTTCCTGAGTGAACGTTTGCAAGCGATACAAG
The Bdellovibrio sp. ArHS genome window above contains:
- a CDS encoding prepilin-type N-terminal cleavage/methylation domain-containing protein, whose product is MNLNNRGVGLVEVLVGLGIMGIITMALLSITDIFSKFQNNYSAVNESNIQSELVRMSLSSASTCNINFVGQTFNPKDLTTASIAPKIPDRIINSDSSEVIIRSGVTTNSLNLKSIKVMEIKSLGTNLYLGKLVLPFSKANALNSLGASELVRRVPIMMKVEENSSVATIKSCAATTITNSADYDLMAQQLCESLEGTWNSSSGKCALKILGQCESGQAMAGVNADGTKICVAASSSSGSGCSAPGAFRACTTYAYSQIGQYTWIDTKGCSWVGTCGVGGSGPTGASCCQSGH